GTTGTGACGCCGCCTACGCGCTGGCCGACAAGTTCGGAACGGGCTCCACGCGGGACGCCCGCGTGAAGTCGTTCATCGGGAAGATGAACGACGAGGCCCGGCGGCTCGGCCTGCGGAACACCCACTTCGACTCGTTCGACGGGATAGGGGGTCCGCAGAACTACTCGACGCCGCGTGATCTGACGAAGATCGCCAGCAGCGCGATGAAGAACTCGACGTTCCGCAACGTCGTCAAGACGCAGTCGACGAAGCAGAAGGTCACCACGAAGAGCGGTGGTTACCGGTACATGTCGTGGACCAACACGAACAAGCTCCTGAGCACGTACAGCGGCGCGATCGGCGTGAAGACCGGTTCGGGTCCGCAGGCCAAGTACTGCCTCGTCTTCGCGGCCACCCGCGGCAACAAGACGGTCATCGGCACGGTGCTCGCCGCTCCGTCCGAGGCGAACCGGGCGGCCGACGTGAAGAAGCTGCTGGACTACGGCTTCGCTAGGTAGTAACAGCGGCAACCGGCTGCCTCCCGTCGAACGGGAGGCAGCGCGGGTCGGCTCCGGGTCCGGCCATCTCGTGGGGCCTGGCGCCACCAGCCCGGGTCCCACACCCCGTCAGCGCCCCTGTCTGCGCGCTCTGTCGAATCGGACCAGCACCCGCACCACCCGCCACACCGCGGCAAGTCCCGCCAGTACCGCCCCCGCCGTCAGCAGGGCCTTCCCCGCCGGCTCGTTCACTCCGACGAGCAGGGCCGGCACCAAGAGGACGCCGAAGACGAGCGCGGCCAGGACGGCAGCCGTCACCAGGGCGAAGCCGATCTCCACCGTCATCGCGTCCTTCTCCCACCGCGACTCTCGTCCCATGTCCATGGCGGGAGTCTCACACAGTTCCTCGGCACCTACTGAAGCTGGGGTCAGTGGCGGCATCGCGGCGTGATCCACTTGATCGGCACCGCAGGGAGCGGTGCGTGAGGAGTGTGACGCCATGTCCGACACCGCCGCCGTCGTGGTCCGCCCGGTCCGGGAGGGCGACTTCGACCAGTGGCGTGCCCTGTACCGGGGGTACGCCGACTTCTACCG
This is a stretch of genomic DNA from Streptomyces sp. R44. It encodes these proteins:
- a CDS encoding D-alanyl-D-alanine carboxypeptidase family protein produces the protein MRSAVTVSLTASAVLAGGLFAGQAHAATPTPSITAPGGFVMNDGTGAILYGKAADTRRSTGSTTKIMTAKVVLAQPNLNLDAKVTIQKAYSDYIVAKNASSARLIVGDKVTVRQLVYGLMLPSGCDAAYALADKFGTGSTRDARVKSFIGKMNDEARRLGLRNTHFDSFDGIGGPQNYSTPRDLTKIASSAMKNSTFRNVVKTQSTKQKVTTKSGGYRYMSWTNTNKLLSTYSGAIGVKTGSGPQAKYCLVFAATRGNKTVIGTVLAAPSEANRAADVKKLLDYGFAR
- a CDS encoding DUF6332 family protein — translated: MDMGRESRWEKDAMTVEIGFALVTAAVLAALVFGVLLVPALLVGVNEPAGKALLTAGAVLAGLAAVWRVVRVLVRFDRARRQGR